From a single Streptomyces liliifuscus genomic region:
- a CDS encoding glucoamylase family protein — protein MNRRSFLTAAATTAAATCATSLTATAANATPAVRTDAESRLLRDWFVATHRSMEAMTTELGLAADKIDVSGSGTPVPSAQTSPTNIGCGLWSTVAAAGLGVISAATMRSRLARTVAAVERLERAHGFWFNWYDAHDGSLLTTWPETGDPVRPFLSSVDNAWLVTGLRIAAHAHPGLRPRIAALLADADWSYYYTPFDPADPVAGPGQLRGGFWPDKPGKGEPTGHHYGALNTEPRMASYLGIADGSLPTDHYWHMMRTLLPGAGQEQEPQGEYVEIDGVRVWEGHYTYRGRKLVPTWGGSMFEALMVPLFVPESEWSPRSWGTTHRRYVRSQIEHGLIEEEYGYWGFSPASIPAGGYREYGVDGIGMQEEGYNSLGVVTPHASFLALPQARAEALSNLRALDRAFGAYDDRYGFRDSVDVTTGRVSDFVLALDQGMITAAIAQHLRPGLLQTPFRTAGFHTRVRPLLGKERFSL, from the coding sequence ATGAACCGTCGTAGCTTCCTCACCGCCGCCGCAACCACTGCCGCGGCCACCTGCGCCACGTCCCTCACCGCCACCGCGGCCAACGCCACCCCAGCCGTTCGAACCGACGCGGAGAGCCGTCTGTTGCGCGACTGGTTCGTCGCGACCCATCGCTCGATGGAGGCCATGACGACCGAACTCGGCCTGGCCGCCGACAAGATCGACGTCAGCGGGAGCGGCACACCGGTGCCGTCCGCGCAGACCTCGCCCACCAACATCGGCTGCGGTTTGTGGTCCACCGTCGCGGCCGCCGGACTCGGCGTCATATCCGCGGCCACCATGCGCAGTCGGCTGGCCCGCACGGTCGCCGCCGTGGAACGCCTGGAACGCGCCCACGGCTTCTGGTTCAACTGGTACGACGCGCACGACGGTTCACTGCTGACGACCTGGCCGGAGACCGGCGACCCCGTGCGTCCGTTCCTGTCCAGCGTCGACAACGCGTGGCTGGTGACCGGTCTGCGTATCGCCGCGCACGCCCACCCCGGCCTGCGTCCCCGTATCGCCGCCCTCCTCGCCGACGCCGACTGGTCGTACTACTACACCCCCTTCGATCCGGCCGACCCGGTCGCCGGTCCCGGACAACTGCGCGGCGGCTTCTGGCCGGACAAGCCGGGCAAGGGCGAACCCACGGGCCACCACTACGGCGCCCTCAACACCGAACCCCGTATGGCCAGTTACCTCGGTATCGCCGACGGTTCACTGCCGACCGACCACTACTGGCACATGATGCGCACGCTGCTTCCGGGAGCGGGCCAGGAGCAGGAACCGCAGGGCGAGTACGTCGAGATCGACGGCGTACGCGTCTGGGAGGGCCACTACACCTACCGGGGGCGGAAGCTCGTCCCCACCTGGGGCGGCTCCATGTTCGAGGCGTTGATGGTCCCGCTGTTCGTGCCCGAATCGGAGTGGTCCCCCCGCTCCTGGGGCACCACCCACCGACGTTACGTCCGCAGCCAGATCGAACACGGCCTGATCGAGGAGGAGTACGGCTACTGGGGCTTCTCCCCGGCGTCCATTCCCGCCGGTGGCTATCGCGAGTACGGGGTCGACGGGATAGGCATGCAGGAGGAGGGCTACAACTCCCTGGGTGTCGTCACCCCGCACGCCTCCTTCCTCGCGCTGCCCCAGGCCCGGGCCGAGGCACTCTCCAACCTCCGCGCCCTCGACCGTGCCTTCGGCGCCTACGACGACCGCTACGGCTTCCGCGACTCGGTCGACGTCACCACCGGCCGCGTGAGCGACTTCGTCCTCGCCCTCGACCAGGGCATGATCACCGCGGCCATCGCGCAGCACCTGCGCCCGGGCCTGCTCCAAACGCCGTTCCGCACAGCCGGTTTCCACACACGGGTACGCCCGCTGCTCGGCAAGGAGCGGTTCTCCCTCTAG
- a CDS encoding glycoside hydrolase family 1 protein, producing the protein MTHTTTRFPDGFLWGASTAAHQIEGNNVNSDWWRKEHDPAAGIAEPSLDACDSYHRWEQDMDLLAELGFTDYRFSIEWARIEPVRGIFSRAEIAHYRRMVEGALARGLRPMVTLHHFTVPQWFEDFGGWTADGAVDLFARYVEECAPVIADGVRHVCTINEPNMIAVMAGLAKAGNQGFPPAGLPTPDEETTRAVIAAHHTAVKVIRAGHPDIQVGWTIANQVYQALPGAEQVTADYRHPREDVFIEAARGDDWIGVQSYTRTKIASEGPVPAPDDVERTLTQWEYYPTAVGHALRHTAEVIGDGTPLIVTENGIATADDSRRVDYYTGALGAVAAAVEDGLNVQGYLAWSALDNYEWGSFKPTFGLIAVDPTTFERTPKPSAVWLGSLGRDRALPRTES; encoded by the coding sequence ATGACGCACACCACCACCCGCTTCCCCGACGGCTTCCTGTGGGGCGCCTCCACCGCCGCCCACCAGATCGAGGGCAACAACGTCAACAGCGACTGGTGGCGCAAGGAGCACGACCCCGCGGCCGGGATCGCCGAACCCAGCCTGGACGCCTGCGACAGCTATCACCGCTGGGAGCAGGACATGGACCTGCTCGCCGAACTGGGCTTCACCGACTACCGGTTCAGCATCGAGTGGGCGCGCATCGAGCCGGTCCGCGGCATCTTCTCCCGCGCCGAGATCGCCCACTACCGCCGTATGGTCGAGGGCGCCCTCGCCCGCGGTCTGCGCCCCATGGTGACCCTGCACCACTTCACCGTCCCGCAGTGGTTCGAGGACTTCGGCGGCTGGACCGCCGACGGCGCCGTCGATCTCTTCGCCCGTTACGTCGAGGAGTGCGCGCCCGTCATCGCCGACGGCGTCCGGCACGTGTGCACCATCAACGAGCCGAACATGATCGCCGTCATGGCAGGCCTCGCGAAGGCCGGGAATCAGGGCTTCCCACCCGCCGGCCTGCCCACCCCGGACGAGGAGACCACCCGCGCGGTCATCGCGGCGCACCACACGGCCGTCAAGGTCATCCGCGCCGGTCACCCCGACATCCAGGTCGGCTGGACCATCGCCAACCAGGTCTACCAGGCGCTGCCCGGCGCCGAGCAGGTCACCGCCGACTACCGCCACCCCCGCGAGGACGTCTTCATCGAGGCCGCCCGTGGCGACGACTGGATCGGCGTGCAGTCCTACACCCGCACCAAGATCGCCTCCGAAGGTCCCGTCCCGGCACCCGACGACGTCGAACGCACCCTCACGCAGTGGGAGTACTACCCGACCGCCGTCGGCCACGCCCTGCGGCACACCGCAGAGGTCATCGGCGACGGCACACCCCTGATCGTCACCGAGAACGGCATCGCCACCGCGGACGACAGCCGCCGCGTCGACTACTACACCGGCGCCCTCGGCGCGGTCGCCGCCGCCGTCGAGGACGGCCTGAACGTCCAGGGCTACCTTGCGTGGAGCGCCCTGGACAACTACGAATGGGGCTCCTTCAAGCCGACCTTCGGACTGATCGCCGTGGACCCGACCACCTTCGAGCGCACCCCGAAGCCATCCGCCGTCTGGCTCGGCAGCCTGGGCCGCGACCGCGCCCTGCCGCGCACCGAGTCCTGA
- a CDS encoding carbohydrate ABC transporter permease, whose translation MTADTATKARPRRRTGGVRTPLLYTIASVALLVMAAPFLWMALSAFKTKQDLTASPPVWIPSRWTLDNFTALLDQLDMPQYFLNSLIVAVLVTVSNLLFCSMLGYALAKLDFTGRSKVFAVVLAALMVPGNLMILPLYVLMNGLGLIDTYAGLVLPFAAGAFGVFLMRQFMLSVPDELLEAARLDGAGEWYIFWRIVIPLVKPALATLTIFTFLGSWNNFIWPLIATNDPDKYTLPVALATFANDPNRTVGGGNGMLMAGSLLVVLPVLAVFIVLQRHFTQGIATAGLK comes from the coding sequence ATGACCGCCGACACCGCAACCAAGGCCCGGCCCCGCCGCCGCACCGGAGGGGTGCGCACCCCGCTGCTCTACACGATCGCCTCGGTCGCACTGCTGGTGATGGCCGCCCCGTTCCTGTGGATGGCACTGTCCGCGTTCAAGACGAAGCAGGACCTCACGGCGAGCCCGCCCGTGTGGATCCCCTCGCGGTGGACGCTGGACAACTTCACGGCCCTGCTCGACCAGCTCGACATGCCGCAGTACTTCCTCAACTCGCTGATCGTGGCCGTCCTGGTGACCGTCAGCAACCTGCTGTTCTGCTCCATGCTCGGCTACGCCCTGGCCAAGCTCGACTTCACCGGGCGCTCCAAGGTCTTCGCGGTCGTGCTCGCCGCCCTGATGGTCCCCGGCAATCTGATGATCCTGCCGCTGTACGTGCTGATGAACGGCCTCGGCCTGATCGACACGTACGCCGGACTCGTGCTGCCCTTCGCGGCCGGTGCGTTCGGGGTGTTCCTGATGCGGCAGTTCATGCTCTCCGTGCCCGACGAACTGCTGGAGGCGGCCCGCCTCGACGGAGCGGGGGAGTGGTACATCTTCTGGCGGATCGTGATCCCGCTGGTCAAGCCCGCACTCGCGACCCTGACGATCTTCACTTTCCTCGGCTCCTGGAACAACTTCATCTGGCCGCTGATCGCCACCAACGACCCGGACAAGTACACCCTGCCGGTGGCGTTGGCGACCTTCGCCAACGATCCCAACCGCACGGTCGGCGGCGGCAACGGCATGCTCATGGCCGGCTCACTCCTCGTCGTACTCCCGGTCCTGGCCGTCTTCATCGTCCTGCAACGGCACTTCACGCAGGGCATCGCCACCGCGGGCCTGAAGTAG
- a CDS encoding carbohydrate ABC transporter permease has translation MSLTTGPAVPQAAVDKSPDSGGKSGRTRRGRRSLSKHNLTGWLFSTPFLVLFGVFMLFPIVATLLMSFTDFGARNVTRPLEAEFVGLDNYTQLFQDDKFLKALFNTAYFVVVGVPATIVLGLLAAILLNNGIDRARTLFRVGFYAPVVTTIVAVAVVWRFVLDPSDGLIASLASEVGLTAPDFLGSETWAMPSLITMAVWRNLGTVMVLCIAGLQAIPADVREAARLDGAGAWQELRGITVPLLRPTLLYATVITTIGYLNVFEEPFVMTQGGPSDSTLTVSLDMYREGFNFFHMGYASAMAYVLFVVIMGITVLQLRLLKDNTR, from the coding sequence ATGTCCCTCACCACAGGACCCGCCGTCCCACAGGCGGCCGTCGACAAGAGCCCCGACAGCGGCGGGAAATCCGGTCGCACCCGCCGCGGCCGCCGCTCACTGAGCAAGCACAACCTGACCGGGTGGCTGTTCTCCACGCCGTTCCTGGTGCTCTTCGGCGTCTTCATGCTCTTCCCGATCGTCGCCACGCTCCTGATGAGCTTCACCGACTTCGGCGCCCGCAACGTCACCCGCCCGCTGGAGGCGGAGTTCGTCGGCCTTGACAACTACACACAGCTCTTCCAGGACGACAAGTTCCTCAAGGCCCTCTTCAACACCGCCTACTTCGTGGTCGTCGGCGTCCCCGCGACCATCGTCCTCGGACTGCTGGCGGCGATCCTGCTGAACAACGGCATCGACCGGGCCCGTACGTTGTTCCGGGTCGGCTTCTACGCGCCGGTCGTCACCACCATCGTCGCCGTGGCCGTCGTCTGGCGCTTCGTGCTCGACCCCTCCGACGGACTGATCGCCTCCCTCGCCTCCGAAGTCGGCCTGACGGCGCCGGACTTCCTCGGCTCGGAGACCTGGGCCATGCCGTCCCTGATCACCATGGCCGTGTGGCGGAACCTCGGCACCGTGATGGTGCTGTGCATCGCCGGCCTCCAGGCGATCCCGGCCGATGTCCGCGAGGCGGCCCGTCTCGACGGCGCCGGCGCCTGGCAGGAACTGCGCGGCATCACCGTCCCGCTGCTGCGGCCCACCCTGCTGTACGCCACGGTCATCACCACCATCGGCTACCTCAACGTCTTCGAGGAGCCCTTCGTGATGACCCAGGGCGGCCCCTCCGACTCCACGCTGACCGTGTCGCTCGACATGTACCGCGAGGGATTCAACTTCTTCCACATGGGCTACGCCAGCGCCATGGCGTACGTCCTGTTCGTCGTGATCATGGGCATCACGGTGCTCCAGCTCCGACTGCTGAAGGACAACACCCGATGA
- a CDS encoding sugar ABC transporter substrate-binding protein, giving the protein MNRAVATGSIALTLASALTLTACGGSGGAGVAADAKQTLTVWAMGTEGEKLGDVAKEYEKSHSNIKVKITPIGWDVAHQKLVAAAAAGKLPDVMQMGGSYLGEFADMGVLEPVDTKTFREGDFFPAAWQQGSYDGKTYGVPWYVDTRVLFYRTDLATKAGIKKAPATMAELQSAAEAYQKKADTKWGLSIQPGGLDTVQSFYQFLYSAGGAVIDDNGKAVVNSDAAVKALENYGSYFDKGLSEKSVRPGYDVTKDFNSGAVPMFFGGPWITNLLDENYPDIKGKWAVAPVPADEASVSMAGGSSLAVSADSDHKAAAKELVSYLTGAKGQVDWFERTNDLPANTAAWKTGDLATDPTMQVWRKQMDTARATPSQPKLTEITSKVDTAIESVTQGKSSAKAALDKAQSEIEGLVQ; this is encoded by the coding sequence ATGAACCGCGCCGTCGCAACCGGGTCGATCGCACTCACCCTGGCGTCTGCGCTCACCCTCACCGCCTGTGGCGGCTCGGGTGGCGCGGGCGTGGCAGCAGACGCCAAGCAGACCCTGACCGTGTGGGCGATGGGCACGGAGGGGGAGAAGCTCGGCGATGTCGCCAAGGAGTACGAGAAGTCGCACTCCAACATCAAGGTCAAGATCACCCCGATCGGCTGGGACGTGGCCCACCAGAAGCTGGTCGCCGCTGCCGCCGCCGGGAAGCTGCCCGACGTGATGCAGATGGGCGGGAGCTACCTGGGCGAGTTCGCCGACATGGGTGTCCTGGAGCCGGTCGACACCAAGACCTTCCGCGAGGGCGACTTCTTCCCCGCCGCCTGGCAGCAGGGTTCCTACGACGGTAAGACCTACGGCGTGCCGTGGTACGTCGACACTCGCGTGCTCTTCTACCGCACCGACCTCGCCACCAAGGCGGGGATCAAGAAGGCTCCGGCCACCATGGCCGAGCTCCAGAGCGCGGCCGAGGCGTACCAGAAGAAGGCCGACACCAAGTGGGGTCTGTCCATCCAGCCGGGTGGACTCGACACCGTACAGAGCTTCTACCAGTTCCTGTACTCCGCCGGCGGCGCCGTCATCGACGACAACGGCAAGGCCGTCGTGAACTCCGACGCGGCCGTCAAGGCGCTGGAGAACTACGGCAGTTACTTCGACAAGGGCCTCAGCGAGAAGTCCGTACGCCCCGGCTACGACGTCACCAAGGACTTCAACTCCGGTGCCGTACCCATGTTCTTCGGCGGCCCCTGGATCACCAACCTCCTCGACGAGAACTACCCCGACATCAAGGGCAAGTGGGCCGTCGCCCCCGTACCCGCCGATGAGGCATCGGTGTCCATGGCCGGCGGGTCCAGCCTCGCGGTCTCCGCCGACAGCGACCACAAGGCCGCCGCCAAGGAACTCGTCTCCTACCTCACCGGCGCCAAGGGCCAAGTCGACTGGTTCGAGCGGACCAACGACCTGCCCGCCAACACGGCCGCCTGGAAGACCGGCGACCTCGCCACCGACCCCACCATGCAGGTGTGGCGGAAGCAGATGGACACCGCCCGCGCCACCCCCTCCCAGCCCAAGCTGACCGAGATCACCTCCAAGGTGGACACGGCCATCGAGTCGGTCACCCAGGGCAAGTCCTCCGCGAAGGCCGCGCTGGACAAGGCCCAGTCCGAGATCGAAGGACTCGTGCAGTAG
- a CDS encoding LacI family DNA-binding transcriptional regulator has product MNAIPTVYDVAERSGVSIATVSRVYRSPDSVRAATRERVLAAAGELGYVPSGNARGLASRSTGVLGLCFPDYSDPDTLGAEDDDAAMLYSDQIIRGMERAARRHGYALLIAASLEGGPENLVAQVAGRVDGFAVMARTVPTEELEAISRRRPVVMLAGPRAQDPSLDHLDHVEVANEDGQYELTRHLVQDHGLRRLAYVGLVDESPDVEARFRGFRRACLEAGIEAAAAPALRMPMMTQAEGARAAHLLCEGDGDRPEAFVFANDQMAVGALQALERRGVRVPDDVVVTGFDGIPLSRLVRPALTTVRQPMVRMGEEAVDLLVRRLSGQPPEEPVSLMLPVGVVRRASCGCDEATAPPSMATG; this is encoded by the coding sequence GTGAACGCGATCCCCACGGTGTACGACGTGGCCGAACGCTCCGGCGTGTCCATCGCGACGGTGTCCCGGGTGTACCGCAGCCCCGACTCCGTGCGCGCCGCCACCCGCGAAAGGGTGCTGGCGGCGGCCGGTGAACTGGGATACGTGCCGAGCGGCAACGCCCGCGGTCTGGCCAGCCGTTCGACCGGCGTCCTCGGCCTGTGCTTCCCGGACTATTCCGACCCGGACACGCTCGGCGCCGAGGACGACGATGCCGCGATGCTCTACTCGGACCAGATCATCCGGGGCATGGAACGCGCGGCCCGCCGGCACGGGTACGCGCTGCTGATCGCCGCCTCCCTCGAAGGCGGTCCGGAGAACCTCGTGGCACAGGTGGCCGGCCGCGTCGACGGCTTCGCGGTGATGGCCCGCACGGTACCGACCGAGGAGCTCGAAGCGATCTCCCGGCGCCGACCGGTGGTGATGCTGGCCGGCCCCCGCGCGCAGGACCCCTCGCTCGACCACCTCGACCACGTCGAGGTCGCCAACGAGGACGGCCAGTACGAGCTGACCCGCCACCTGGTCCAGGACCACGGGCTGCGCCGCCTCGCCTACGTGGGGCTCGTCGACGAGTCTCCGGACGTCGAGGCGCGTTTCCGCGGATTCCGCCGGGCCTGCCTGGAGGCCGGGATCGAGGCCGCCGCCGCGCCGGCACTGCGCATGCCGATGATGACCCAGGCCGAAGGCGCCCGCGCCGCGCACTTGCTGTGCGAGGGAGACGGCGACCGGCCCGAGGCGTTCGTGTTCGCCAACGACCAGATGGCGGTGGGTGCGCTCCAGGCGCTCGAACGCCGTGGTGTACGAGTCCCCGACGACGTGGTCGTGACCGGCTTCGACGGCATCCCGTTGAGCCGCCTGGTACGCCCCGCCCTGACCACCGTGCGTCAGCCGATGGTGCGCATGGGGGAGGAGGCCGTCGACCTGCTGGTTCGACGGCTGAGCGGACAGCCGCCCGAGGAGCCTGTCTCACTGATGCTGCCTGTCGGTGTCGTCCGCCGGGCAAGCTGCGGTTGCGACGAGGCGACGGCGCCCCCCTCGATGGCGACCGGCTGA
- a CDS encoding thioredoxin family protein, with protein MAKRVHRPREDAEFDFILGMSGVPVLAYFTGTWPKAIEPCRVMDLVVGGIADDYTGRLTAVRADITRCPAATERYGITGAPSYVLLKEGEAVAHGTGPMTIAEVRTFLDGHL; from the coding sequence ATGGCGAAGCGGGTTCACCGACCCCGTGAGGACGCGGAGTTCGATTTCATCCTCGGGATGAGCGGAGTTCCGGTCCTCGCGTACTTCACAGGGACTTGGCCCAAGGCGATCGAGCCCTGCCGGGTGATGGACCTCGTCGTGGGTGGCATCGCCGACGACTACACGGGCCGCTTGACGGCCGTCCGCGCCGACATCACGCGCTGTCCGGCCGCAACCGAGCGATACGGGATCACCGGAGCCCCGTCCTACGTCCTGCTGAAGGAGGGAGAGGCGGTGGCGCACGGCACGGGGCCCATGACCATCGCCGAGGTACGGACGTTCCTGGACGGCCACCTCTGA
- a CDS encoding PucR family transcriptional regulator, translated as MSYAIRRASELALDETTVTVLRAALKSTADEVVQAIIDEVPPYANALSGRMGATIRRAVRTALGHYLDLASGNATGGDAGDAAYELGRGEVRDGRSMDALLSAYRVGARVAWRCLAAGAVPAGLPAAEVAKFAELTFAYIDELSAASAAGHADELAARGRAQERHLEHLARDLLAGASPDVLLASAQRAGWQPPVSLTAVLLPAAQARPAYRALDDPSTLVLDDLPDATGVLLVPDADRSHLLRQLTDRTAVVGPARPWTRASASYARAVRARSLSSDIRDTEDHLPELVLSADADAFADLRARALAPLRTLPPATGRRLEETLREWLLHQGRRDEVAAALFVHPQTVRYRMSQLRELFPDLASPHRVLELTLAVGLGVS; from the coding sequence GTGAGCTATGCAATCCGGAGGGCCAGCGAGCTGGCCCTGGATGAGACGACGGTCACCGTACTTCGGGCCGCGCTGAAGAGCACCGCCGACGAGGTCGTCCAGGCGATCATCGACGAGGTCCCTCCCTACGCCAACGCCCTTTCGGGCCGCATGGGCGCCACCATCCGCCGAGCCGTCCGCACCGCCCTGGGGCACTACCTGGACCTCGCGAGCGGGAACGCCACGGGCGGCGACGCCGGTGACGCGGCCTACGAGCTGGGCCGCGGCGAGGTGCGCGACGGCCGTTCGATGGACGCCCTGCTCAGCGCCTACCGCGTCGGCGCCCGCGTGGCCTGGCGATGCCTGGCGGCGGGTGCCGTACCCGCGGGTCTGCCCGCCGCCGAGGTCGCCAAGTTCGCCGAGCTGACCTTCGCCTACATCGACGAGCTCTCCGCCGCGAGCGCCGCTGGCCACGCCGACGAACTGGCCGCCCGGGGCCGGGCCCAGGAGCGCCACCTGGAACACCTGGCCCGCGACCTCCTCGCCGGCGCGAGCCCGGACGTGCTGCTGGCCTCTGCTCAACGGGCCGGGTGGCAGCCTCCGGTCTCACTGACCGCGGTCCTGCTGCCCGCCGCCCAGGCCCGGCCCGCCTACCGCGCGCTCGACGACCCGAGCACCCTCGTCCTCGACGATCTGCCGGACGCCACCGGTGTGCTGCTCGTCCCCGATGCCGACCGATCACATCTCCTGCGGCAGCTCACCGACCGCACCGCCGTGGTCGGCCCTGCCCGGCCATGGACCCGTGCGTCCGCCTCGTACGCACGAGCCGTACGCGCGCGCTCCCTCTCCTCCGACATACGCGACACCGAGGACCACCTGCCCGAGCTGGTGCTGAGCGCCGACGCGGACGCGTTCGCAGACCTGCGTGCCCGGGCCCTCGCACCGTTGCGGACCTTGCCGCCCGCGACCGGGCGGCGGCTGGAGGAGACGTTGCGGGAGTGGCTGCTGCACCAGGGCAGGCGGGACGAGGTGGCGGCGGCGTTGTTCGTCCATCCCCAGACCGTCCGGTACCGGATGTCGCAGCTGCGGGAGCTGTTTCCGGATCTCGCGTCGCCACACCGGGTCCTTGAACTGACCCTCGCGGTCGGTCTTGGGGTCAGCTGA
- a CDS encoding ferredoxin reductase — protein MTSTAPRSRAWKLLEMVTTPLLPSDYLDLVSPLRAGADLRGRIEAVHPETGDAATVVIRPGRGWRGHTAGQYVRIGVDVDGVRLWRAYSLTSPTDRRDGRVTITVKAIPDGKVSNHLVRRAKPGTLIQLDQPTGDFVLPQAKPAKVLYLTAGSGITPVMGMLRDTEFDDVVMVHCAPQPQDVIFRSELHDLVADKKLRLTEVHTDTDGMLDIARLDELVPDWAERETWACGPAGLLDAAEEHWTEHGVQERLHTERFRPGIVVTGDGGEVTFSTTGRTVDADGATPLLDIGEEAGVLMPSGCRMGICFGCVTPLKAGAVRDLRTGEITEAEPGVLIQTCVSAAAGPCDIER, from the coding sequence ATGACGAGTACAGCTCCCCGCAGCAGGGCGTGGAAACTGCTGGAGATGGTCACGACGCCACTGCTGCCGTCGGACTACCTCGACCTGGTCAGCCCGCTGCGTGCGGGCGCCGACCTGCGTGGGCGCATCGAGGCCGTGCACCCCGAGACGGGTGACGCCGCGACCGTCGTGATCAGACCGGGACGGGGCTGGCGCGGCCACACAGCCGGTCAGTACGTGCGGATCGGGGTCGATGTCGACGGGGTGCGCCTGTGGCGTGCCTACTCCCTCACCTCGCCGACAGACCGCAGGGACGGCCGCGTCACGATCACCGTGAAGGCGATCCCGGACGGCAAGGTCAGCAACCACCTGGTCCGCAGGGCGAAACCGGGCACGCTGATTCAGCTCGACCAGCCGACCGGTGACTTCGTGTTGCCGCAGGCCAAGCCCGCCAAGGTGCTCTACCTGACAGCCGGCAGTGGCATCACACCCGTGATGGGCATGCTGCGCGACACCGAGTTCGACGACGTCGTCATGGTGCACTGCGCGCCACAGCCGCAAGACGTGATCTTCCGCAGCGAACTGCACGACCTGGTCGCGGACAAGAAGCTGCGGCTCACCGAGGTGCACACCGACACGGACGGCATGCTCGACATCGCCCGTCTCGACGAACTCGTGCCCGACTGGGCCGAGCGCGAGACCTGGGCCTGCGGGCCCGCGGGCCTGCTCGACGCCGCCGAGGAGCACTGGACCGAGCACGGCGTGCAGGAGCGCCTGCACACCGAACGCTTCCGCCCCGGCATCGTCGTCACCGGCGACGGCGGCGAGGTCACGTTCAGCACCACCGGCAGGACCGTCGACGCGGACGGCGCCACGCCGTTGCTGGACATCGGCGAGGAGGCCGGCGTGCTCATGCCCTCCGGGTGCCGCATGGGCATCTGCTTCGGCTGCGTGACGCCGCTCAAGGCGGGCGCCGTCCGCGACCTGCGCACCGGCGAGATCACCGAGGCCGAGCCGGGCGTCCTCATCCAGACCTGCGTGTCCGCCGCGGCGGGCCCCTGCGACATCGAACGGTAG
- a CDS encoding fatty acid desaturase family protein, whose translation MTATDPTAHLTAEQIEELGRELDAIRDEVIASRGEKDAAYIRKVISAQRKLELVSRGVLLFSIFPPAWLIGTAGLSVAKIMDNMEIGHNILHGQWDWMRDPKIHSTTWEWDHVSPSEQWKHSHNELHHTYTNVIGKDNDLGYGIMRVDEDQRWHPFHLGQPLWNFINACFFEYGIAAYDLELGKNLQKRRRKNPEFRARARAVGRKIRKQVLKDYVIHPLLSGPSFLPTLAATFTANLVRNLWTHSVIMCGHFPEGVQVFERRSIKGETRGQWYLRQMMGSANISGSKAMHFMTGNLSHQIEHHLFPDLPSNRYAEVAVKVRALFEKYELEYVTGPLPKQVFSAWHKVFRLSLPNKKPKVKTPDREQELLAA comes from the coding sequence TTGACCGCCACCGACCCCACCGCCCACCTGACCGCGGAGCAGATCGAGGAGCTCGGCCGCGAGCTGGACGCGATCCGCGACGAGGTGATCGCCAGCCGCGGGGAGAAGGACGCCGCCTACATCCGCAAGGTCATCTCGGCGCAGCGCAAGCTCGAGCTGGTCAGCCGGGGCGTACTGCTGTTCTCGATCTTCCCGCCCGCGTGGCTGATCGGCACCGCCGGTCTGTCCGTGGCGAAGATCATGGACAACATGGAGATCGGCCACAACATCCTGCACGGCCAGTGGGACTGGATGCGGGACCCGAAGATCCACTCCACCACCTGGGAGTGGGATCACGTCTCGCCGTCCGAGCAGTGGAAGCACTCGCACAACGAGCTGCACCACACGTACACCAACGTGATCGGCAAGGACAACGACCTCGGCTACGGCATCATGCGCGTCGACGAGGACCAGAGGTGGCACCCGTTCCACCTCGGCCAGCCGCTGTGGAACTTCATCAACGCCTGCTTCTTCGAGTACGGCATCGCGGCGTACGACCTGGAGCTCGGCAAGAACCTGCAGAAGCGCCGCCGCAAGAACCCGGAGTTCCGCGCGCGGGCCAGGGCCGTGGGCCGCAAGATCCGCAAGCAGGTGCTCAAGGACTACGTGATCCACCCGCTGCTGTCGGGCCCGTCGTTCCTCCCCACGCTCGCCGCCACGTTCACCGCGAACCTGGTCCGCAACCTCTGGACCCACTCGGTGATCATGTGCGGGCACTTCCCCGAGGGCGTGCAGGTCTTCGAGCGCCGGTCGATCAAGGGCGAGACGCGCGGCCAGTGGTACCTGCGCCAGATGATGGGCTCGGCGAACATCAGCGGCAGCAAGGCCATGCACTTCATGACCGGCAACCTCTCCCACCAGATCGAGCACCACCTGTTCCCGGACCTGCCGAGCAACCGGTACGCCGAGGTCGCGGTGAAGGTGCGCGCTCTGTTCGAGAAGTACGAGCTGGAGTACGTCACCGGGCCGCTGCCCAAGCAGGTGTTCTCCGCGTGGCACAAGGTCTTCCGGCTCTCCCTGCCGAACAAGAAGCCCAAGGTCAAGACACCGGACCGCGAGCAGGAACTCCTCGCGGCCTGA